One genomic region from Myripristis murdjan chromosome 7, fMyrMur1.1, whole genome shotgun sequence encodes:
- the LOC115362309 gene encoding semaphorin-3F-like isoform X3 gives MQTSQAVLLLLLGCCVYRCRGDSRAAPRVYLSYKELIETKTARPFSFSFNTSDYRILHMDQDQGRLYLGSREYLVALDMHNINKEPLIIHWPATAQRKGECQMTGKGGQGECANFVRLIEPWNRTHLYTCGTGAYKPICTFINRGWRAEEYLFRLVPGYVDSGKGKCSYDPRQANAAALINGNLYAGVHVDFMGTDAAIFRTLGDRPAVRTEQYDSRWLNDPVFVKIQKIPDSSQKNDDKLYFFFREKSLDAAGGSTPIVVSRVGRVCLNDDGGQRSLVNKWTTFLKARLVCSVIGSDGVETHFDELRDVFIQPTQDERNPVVYAVFSTAGSVFKGSAVCVYSMSDIRNVFNGPFSHKHGHNYQWTPYTGRIPYPRPGTCPGGTFTPGLHSTKEFSDEAVNFVRAHPLMYHPVYPTHKRPLVLSTGLDYRFTSIVVDQVDAVDGRYEVLFLGTDRGTVQKVIVLPKDTSSTEQLILEEVEVFRTPVPIKTMKISSKRQQLYVSSDRGLTQVSLHRCAVYGKACSDCCLARDPYCAWDGENCAPFTPSTKRRSRRQDIKHGDPLRQCRGFNAKEKRLGQTAQFGVEGSSVFLECQPRSPQATIKWLFHKDGRRKVLNRDQEVLKTRHGILLKWLSQADAGLYLCLATENNYKHTVARVALRILDREIGRASDIRRTLIY, from the exons ATGCAAACCAGCCAAGCcgtcctcctgctcctcctgggcTGCTGTGTCTACCGTTGCCGTGGTGACTCCCGTGCAGCTCCCAGGGTGTATCTGTCTTACAAAG AGTTGATCGAGACGAAGACGGCGAGGCCATTCTCCTTCTCGTTCAACACCAGTGACTATCGGATCCTCCACATGGACCAAGACCAGGGGCGCCTCTACCTGGGCAGCCGAGAGTACCTGGTGGCTTTGGACATGCACAACATCAACAAAGAGCCACTCATA ATCCATTGGCCAGCTACTGCCCAGAGGAAAGGAGAGTGCCAAATGACTGGAAAGGGAGGGCAG GGAGAGTGTGCCAACTTTGTGCGTCTGATTGAACCCTGGAACAGGACTCACCTGTATACCTGTGGCACCGGAGCCTACAAACCCATCTGCACCTTCATCAATAGAGGATGGAGAGCTgag GAGTATCTGTTCAGGCTGGTGCCAGGTTATGTGGATTCTGGGAAAGGCAAATGCTCCTATGATCCTCGACAAGCAAATGCTGCAGCTCTGATCA ATGGGAACCTGTATGCAGGTGTCCATGTTGACTTCATGGGAACAGATGCTGCTATCTTCAGGACGCTGGGGGACAGACCAGCAGTTCGGACAGAACAGTATGACTCCCGCTGGCTCAACG ACCCAGTGTTTGTAAAGATCCAGAAAATTCCAGACAGTTCGCAGAAGAACGATGACaagctgtatttctttttccGAGAAAAGAGCTTGGATGCAGCAGGAGGAAGCACTCCCATCGTGGTATCCAGAGTGGGCCGAGTCTGCCTG AATGACGATGGCGGACAAAGGTCATTAGTCAACAAATGGACAACCTTCTTGAAAGCCCGCTTGGTGTGCTCTGTGATTGGGAGTGATGGAGTAGAAACGCATTTTGATGAACTGA GGGATGTTTTCATTCAGCCAACACAAGATGAACGCAATCCAGTTGTGTATGCGGTTTTCTCCACGGCTGG GTCTGTGTTCAAAGGCtcagctgtatgtgtgtactcAATGTCTGACATTCGAAATGTCTTTAATGGTCCATTCTCACACAAGCATGGACATAACTACCAGTGGACGCCCTACACTGGCAGAATCCCATACCCTCGTCCAGGAACT TGTCCGGGAGGAACATTCACCCCTGGCCTCCACTCCACCAAGGAGTTCTCAGATGAAGCGGTGAACTTTGTAAGGGCACACCCGCTAATGTACCACCCTGTTTACCCCACACACAAACGCCCCTTGGTGCTGTCCACTGGGCTGGACTATCGCTTCACTTCCATTGTGGTGGACCAGGTGGATGCTGTGGATGGGAGATACGAGGTGCTCTTCCTGGGAACAG ATCGTGGAACAGTCCAAAAGGTCATAGTACTTCCTAAAGacaccagcagcacagagcagctcatcTTGGAGGAGGTGGAAGTGTTCAGG ACGCCGGTTCCTATAAAAACCATGAAGATATCATCTAAAAGG CAACAGCTGTATGTATCCTCAGACAGAGGCCTCACCCAGGTCTCCCTGCACAGATGTGCAGTCTATGGTAAAGCCTGCTCAGACTGCTGTCTGGCCAGAGACCCTTACTGTGCCTGGGACGGAGAGAACTGCGCCCCCTTCACCCCCTCCACAAAGAG GCGGAGCAGAAGACAGGACATTAAGCATGGAGACCCACTGCGTCAGTGTCGCGGTTTCAATGCTAAAG AGAAGCGTCTCGGCCAGACAGCCCAGTTTGGCGTGGAGGGCAGCAGTGTTTTTCTGGAGTGCCAGCCCAGATCTCCACAAGCAACCATCAAGTGGCTGTTTCACAAAGATGGCAGGAGGAAAGTG CTGAACCGGGACCAGGAGGTGCTGAAGACACGCCATGGGATCCTGCTGAAGTGGCTGAGCCAGGCGGACGCGGGGCTTTACCTCTGTCTGGCCACAGAAAACaactacaaacacactgtggcACGGGTGGCCCTCCGCATCCTCGACAGGGAGATC GGAAGAGCCTCTGATATCAGAAGGACACTGATTTACTGA
- the LOC115362309 gene encoding semaphorin-3F-like isoform X1, whose protein sequence is MQTSQAVLLLLLGCCVYRCRGDSRAAPRVYLSYKELIETKTARPFSFSFNTSDYRILHMDQDQGRLYLGSREYLVALDMHNINKEPLIIHWPATAQRKGECQMTGKGGQGECANFVRLIEPWNRTHLYTCGTGAYKPICTFINRGWRAEEYLFRLVPGYVDSGKGKCSYDPRQANAAALINGNLYAGVHVDFMGTDAAIFRTLGDRPAVRTEQYDSRWLNDPVFVKIQKIPDSSQKNDDKLYFFFREKSLDAAGGSTPIVVSRVGRVCLNDDGGQRSLVNKWTTFLKARLVCSVIGSDGVETHFDELRDVFIQPTQDERNPVVYAVFSTAGSVFKGSAVCVYSMSDIRNVFNGPFSHKHGHNYQWTPYTGRIPYPRPGTCPGGTFTPGLHSTKEFSDEAVNFVRAHPLMYHPVYPTHKRPLVLSTGLDYRFTSIVVDQVDAVDGRYEVLFLGTDRGTVQKVIVLPKDTSSTEQLILEEVEVFRTPVPIKTMKISSKRQQLYVSSDRGLTQVSLHRCAVYGKACSDCCLARDPYCAWDGENCAPFTPSTKRRSRRQDIKHGDPLRQCRGFNAKEKRLGQTAQFGVEGSSVFLECQPRSPQATIKWLFHKDGRRKVLNRDQEVLKTRHGILLKWLSQADAGLYLCLATENNYKHTVARVALRILDREIVEALTSHEAPPDEVNQSHTQSQQRQQPPPPPPPPHVLPPHLQPEIRLINQYCQSYWQQLNPNLPTKRTSRRHAEGRADH, encoded by the exons ATGCAAACCAGCCAAGCcgtcctcctgctcctcctgggcTGCTGTGTCTACCGTTGCCGTGGTGACTCCCGTGCAGCTCCCAGGGTGTATCTGTCTTACAAAG AGTTGATCGAGACGAAGACGGCGAGGCCATTCTCCTTCTCGTTCAACACCAGTGACTATCGGATCCTCCACATGGACCAAGACCAGGGGCGCCTCTACCTGGGCAGCCGAGAGTACCTGGTGGCTTTGGACATGCACAACATCAACAAAGAGCCACTCATA ATCCATTGGCCAGCTACTGCCCAGAGGAAAGGAGAGTGCCAAATGACTGGAAAGGGAGGGCAG GGAGAGTGTGCCAACTTTGTGCGTCTGATTGAACCCTGGAACAGGACTCACCTGTATACCTGTGGCACCGGAGCCTACAAACCCATCTGCACCTTCATCAATAGAGGATGGAGAGCTgag GAGTATCTGTTCAGGCTGGTGCCAGGTTATGTGGATTCTGGGAAAGGCAAATGCTCCTATGATCCTCGACAAGCAAATGCTGCAGCTCTGATCA ATGGGAACCTGTATGCAGGTGTCCATGTTGACTTCATGGGAACAGATGCTGCTATCTTCAGGACGCTGGGGGACAGACCAGCAGTTCGGACAGAACAGTATGACTCCCGCTGGCTCAACG ACCCAGTGTTTGTAAAGATCCAGAAAATTCCAGACAGTTCGCAGAAGAACGATGACaagctgtatttctttttccGAGAAAAGAGCTTGGATGCAGCAGGAGGAAGCACTCCCATCGTGGTATCCAGAGTGGGCCGAGTCTGCCTG AATGACGATGGCGGACAAAGGTCATTAGTCAACAAATGGACAACCTTCTTGAAAGCCCGCTTGGTGTGCTCTGTGATTGGGAGTGATGGAGTAGAAACGCATTTTGATGAACTGA GGGATGTTTTCATTCAGCCAACACAAGATGAACGCAATCCAGTTGTGTATGCGGTTTTCTCCACGGCTGG GTCTGTGTTCAAAGGCtcagctgtatgtgtgtactcAATGTCTGACATTCGAAATGTCTTTAATGGTCCATTCTCACACAAGCATGGACATAACTACCAGTGGACGCCCTACACTGGCAGAATCCCATACCCTCGTCCAGGAACT TGTCCGGGAGGAACATTCACCCCTGGCCTCCACTCCACCAAGGAGTTCTCAGATGAAGCGGTGAACTTTGTAAGGGCACACCCGCTAATGTACCACCCTGTTTACCCCACACACAAACGCCCCTTGGTGCTGTCCACTGGGCTGGACTATCGCTTCACTTCCATTGTGGTGGACCAGGTGGATGCTGTGGATGGGAGATACGAGGTGCTCTTCCTGGGAACAG ATCGTGGAACAGTCCAAAAGGTCATAGTACTTCCTAAAGacaccagcagcacagagcagctcatcTTGGAGGAGGTGGAAGTGTTCAGG ACGCCGGTTCCTATAAAAACCATGAAGATATCATCTAAAAGG CAACAGCTGTATGTATCCTCAGACAGAGGCCTCACCCAGGTCTCCCTGCACAGATGTGCAGTCTATGGTAAAGCCTGCTCAGACTGCTGTCTGGCCAGAGACCCTTACTGTGCCTGGGACGGAGAGAACTGCGCCCCCTTCACCCCCTCCACAAAGAG GCGGAGCAGAAGACAGGACATTAAGCATGGAGACCCACTGCGTCAGTGTCGCGGTTTCAATGCTAAAG AGAAGCGTCTCGGCCAGACAGCCCAGTTTGGCGTGGAGGGCAGCAGTGTTTTTCTGGAGTGCCAGCCCAGATCTCCACAAGCAACCATCAAGTGGCTGTTTCACAAAGATGGCAGGAGGAAAGTG CTGAACCGGGACCAGGAGGTGCTGAAGACACGCCATGGGATCCTGCTGAAGTGGCTGAGCCAGGCGGACGCGGGGCTTTACCTCTGTCTGGCCACAGAAAACaactacaaacacactgtggcACGGGTGGCCCTCCGCATCCTCGACAGGGAGATCGTGGAGGCCCTGACTTCCCATGAAGCACCACCCGATGAGGTGAATCAGAGCCACACCCAGAgccagcagcggcagcagcctcctcctcctccacctccgccACATGTGCTCCCTCCTCACTTGCAGCCGGAGATTCGCCTCATTAACCAGTACTGTCAGTCCTATTGGCAGCAACTCAATCCCAACCTGCCAACCAAACGCACCAGCCGCCGTCATGCTGAGGGCCGGGCTGACCACTAG
- the LOC115362309 gene encoding semaphorin-3F-like isoform X2, whose product MDQDQGRLYLGSREYLVALDMHNINKEPLIIHWPATAQRKGECQMTGKGGQGECANFVRLIEPWNRTHLYTCGTGAYKPICTFINRGWRAEEYLFRLVPGYVDSGKGKCSYDPRQANAAALINGNLYAGVHVDFMGTDAAIFRTLGDRPAVRTEQYDSRWLNDPVFVKIQKIPDSSQKNDDKLYFFFREKSLDAAGGSTPIVVSRVGRVCLNDDGGQRSLVNKWTTFLKARLVCSVIGSDGVETHFDELRDVFIQPTQDERNPVVYAVFSTAGSVFKGSAVCVYSMSDIRNVFNGPFSHKHGHNYQWTPYTGRIPYPRPGTCPGGTFTPGLHSTKEFSDEAVNFVRAHPLMYHPVYPTHKRPLVLSTGLDYRFTSIVVDQVDAVDGRYEVLFLGTDRGTVQKVIVLPKDTSSTEQLILEEVEVFRTPVPIKTMKISSKRQQLYVSSDRGLTQVSLHRCAVYGKACSDCCLARDPYCAWDGENCAPFTPSTKRRSRRQDIKHGDPLRQCRGFNAKEKRLGQTAQFGVEGSSVFLECQPRSPQATIKWLFHKDGRRKVLNRDQEVLKTRHGILLKWLSQADAGLYLCLATENNYKHTVARVALRILDREIVEALTSHEAPPDEVNQSHTQSQQRQQPPPPPPPPHVLPPHLQPEIRLINQYCQSYWQQLNPNLPTKRTSRRHAEGRADH is encoded by the exons ATGGACCAAGACCAGGGGCGCCTCTACCTGGGCAGCCGAGAGTACCTGGTGGCTTTGGACATGCACAACATCAACAAAGAGCCACTCATA ATCCATTGGCCAGCTACTGCCCAGAGGAAAGGAGAGTGCCAAATGACTGGAAAGGGAGGGCAG GGAGAGTGTGCCAACTTTGTGCGTCTGATTGAACCCTGGAACAGGACTCACCTGTATACCTGTGGCACCGGAGCCTACAAACCCATCTGCACCTTCATCAATAGAGGATGGAGAGCTgag GAGTATCTGTTCAGGCTGGTGCCAGGTTATGTGGATTCTGGGAAAGGCAAATGCTCCTATGATCCTCGACAAGCAAATGCTGCAGCTCTGATCA ATGGGAACCTGTATGCAGGTGTCCATGTTGACTTCATGGGAACAGATGCTGCTATCTTCAGGACGCTGGGGGACAGACCAGCAGTTCGGACAGAACAGTATGACTCCCGCTGGCTCAACG ACCCAGTGTTTGTAAAGATCCAGAAAATTCCAGACAGTTCGCAGAAGAACGATGACaagctgtatttctttttccGAGAAAAGAGCTTGGATGCAGCAGGAGGAAGCACTCCCATCGTGGTATCCAGAGTGGGCCGAGTCTGCCTG AATGACGATGGCGGACAAAGGTCATTAGTCAACAAATGGACAACCTTCTTGAAAGCCCGCTTGGTGTGCTCTGTGATTGGGAGTGATGGAGTAGAAACGCATTTTGATGAACTGA GGGATGTTTTCATTCAGCCAACACAAGATGAACGCAATCCAGTTGTGTATGCGGTTTTCTCCACGGCTGG GTCTGTGTTCAAAGGCtcagctgtatgtgtgtactcAATGTCTGACATTCGAAATGTCTTTAATGGTCCATTCTCACACAAGCATGGACATAACTACCAGTGGACGCCCTACACTGGCAGAATCCCATACCCTCGTCCAGGAACT TGTCCGGGAGGAACATTCACCCCTGGCCTCCACTCCACCAAGGAGTTCTCAGATGAAGCGGTGAACTTTGTAAGGGCACACCCGCTAATGTACCACCCTGTTTACCCCACACACAAACGCCCCTTGGTGCTGTCCACTGGGCTGGACTATCGCTTCACTTCCATTGTGGTGGACCAGGTGGATGCTGTGGATGGGAGATACGAGGTGCTCTTCCTGGGAACAG ATCGTGGAACAGTCCAAAAGGTCATAGTACTTCCTAAAGacaccagcagcacagagcagctcatcTTGGAGGAGGTGGAAGTGTTCAGG ACGCCGGTTCCTATAAAAACCATGAAGATATCATCTAAAAGG CAACAGCTGTATGTATCCTCAGACAGAGGCCTCACCCAGGTCTCCCTGCACAGATGTGCAGTCTATGGTAAAGCCTGCTCAGACTGCTGTCTGGCCAGAGACCCTTACTGTGCCTGGGACGGAGAGAACTGCGCCCCCTTCACCCCCTCCACAAAGAG GCGGAGCAGAAGACAGGACATTAAGCATGGAGACCCACTGCGTCAGTGTCGCGGTTTCAATGCTAAAG AGAAGCGTCTCGGCCAGACAGCCCAGTTTGGCGTGGAGGGCAGCAGTGTTTTTCTGGAGTGCCAGCCCAGATCTCCACAAGCAACCATCAAGTGGCTGTTTCACAAAGATGGCAGGAGGAAAGTG CTGAACCGGGACCAGGAGGTGCTGAAGACACGCCATGGGATCCTGCTGAAGTGGCTGAGCCAGGCGGACGCGGGGCTTTACCTCTGTCTGGCCACAGAAAACaactacaaacacactgtggcACGGGTGGCCCTCCGCATCCTCGACAGGGAGATCGTGGAGGCCCTGACTTCCCATGAAGCACCACCCGATGAGGTGAATCAGAGCCACACCCAGAgccagcagcggcagcagcctcctcctcctccacctccgccACATGTGCTCCCTCCTCACTTGCAGCCGGAGATTCGCCTCATTAACCAGTACTGTCAGTCCTATTGGCAGCAACTCAATCCCAACCTGCCAACCAAACGCACCAGCCGCCGTCATGCTGAGGGCCGGGCTGACCACTAG